One region of Coleofasciculus sp. FACHB-T130 genomic DNA includes:
- a CDS encoding histidine phosphatase family protein: MSLKLYFLRHGQTDRSRDNVFCGSIDPDLTPDGVEMAKAFAVAYRSLPWNAIFCSPMRRTVATAKPLCEAVGMQMELRDGLKEINYGNWEGKTVETVDREYHDDYIRWTADPAWYPPTEGELAVAIAHRSLQVIEEIKQRFSNGNVLIVAHKATIRIMLCSLLGIDVGRFRFRLGCPVGSVSIVEFGAHGPLLHALSDRIHLDERLRTLPGT; the protein is encoded by the coding sequence TTGAGTCTAAAGCTTTATTTCCTCCGCCACGGACAGACAGACCGCAGCCGAGATAATGTTTTCTGTGGTTCCATAGATCCAGATTTGACCCCAGATGGTGTAGAGATGGCAAAAGCTTTTGCTGTTGCTTACCGTTCCCTACCCTGGAATGCTATTTTTTGTAGTCCGATGCGGCGTACCGTAGCAACTGCAAAACCGCTGTGTGAAGCTGTGGGGATGCAGATGGAATTGCGGGACGGTTTGAAGGAGATTAACTATGGCAATTGGGAAGGAAAAACTGTAGAAACAGTTGACCGGGAGTATCACGATGATTATATTCGCTGGACTGCCGATCCCGCTTGGTATCCGCCGACTGAAGGAGAATTAGCGGTAGCGATCGCTCACCGTTCGTTACAAGTGATTGAAGAAATCAAGCAGCGGTTTAGCAACGGCAATGTTTTGATTGTTGCACACAAAGCGACTATCCGGATTATGCTCTGTAGCTTGCTAGGAATTGATGTCGGACGCTTTCGCTTTCGCTTGGGATGTCCCGTGGGTTCGGTCAGTATAGTGGAGTTTGGCGCTCATGGCCCATTACTTCATGCTTTAAGCGATCGCATTCATTTGGATGAGCGTTTGCGTACCTTACCCGGTACATGA
- a CDS encoding DUF2281 domain-containing protein, with protein sequence MTVYDETIAKIRQLPESVVQEVNDFIDFLQMKKDSERSSFSMQLTENMEIAESDFSDYLSNLEDYEERLSRGEIQW encoded by the coding sequence ATGACTGTGTATGACGAAACCATAGCTAAGATTCGCCAACTTCCAGAGTCAGTTGTCCAAGAAGTCAACGATTTTATAGACTTTTTGCAGATGAAAAAAGACAGCGAGCGCTCTTCATTCTCGATGCAGCTTACCGAGAATATGGAAATCGCTGAATCAGATTTTTCCGATTATCTGTCTAATTTAGAAGATTATGAGGAACGTCTATCGCGTGGAGAAATCCAGTGGTAG
- a CDS encoding type II toxin-antitoxin system PemK/MazF family toxin gives MVAIVRGDVVLCDLNPVIGTEQAGIRPVVIVQIDRANAVSPHTIIAPCTTKIRRALLPSHVFVPAGVGGLNQDSVILCEQIRVVDKSRIIKVLGHLNNSYLQELATALCAILNLFRGEGEDLSS, from the coding sequence GTGGTAGCGATCGTACGGGGAGATGTAGTTTTATGCGATCTTAACCCGGTAATAGGGACAGAACAGGCAGGGATAAGACCTGTTGTAATTGTACAGATCGATCGAGCTAATGCGGTCAGCCCTCATACTATCATTGCCCCTTGTACGACGAAGATTCGTCGTGCGCTTTTGCCATCTCACGTTTTCGTTCCCGCGGGGGTTGGCGGCTTAAACCAAGATTCAGTGATACTTTGCGAACAGATTCGAGTGGTAGATAAATCCAGAATAATTAAAGTGCTAGGTCATTTGAACAATTCTTACCTGCAAGAATTAGCTACAGCCTTGTGCGCCATTCTTAATTTATTTAGAGGTGAAGGAGAAGATTTAAGCAGCTAA